The genomic window ACTGCCCGGATTGCTGGCAGGTGTCGCCGGGATAATACTCCTGCTGACGCTGACCAAGCCTTTTGGGATTCCATACCTGTGGCCCCTGATTCCTTTTAACGGAAAAGCCCTGCTGTCAATTTTGCTTAGGTCTCCTGTGCCCATGCATAATTTCAGACCCAGTATCCTGAAACCTAAGGATTCTACCCGGCAGCCCAACTTCAATGCGGCACGGAAGCCGGTGCAGAAGAACATGCAGAAGAACGGGCAGAAGAACGGGCATAAAATACGAAAGCATGACAGCGAACCGGAGTGATACAGGGACCGTTTTGAAGGAGCGGTGTATAAAGTGAGAAACCTCAGTCAATAATAGGAGCTGGGGTTTTTTAGTAAATAATGCCATTTAAAAAACATGCAAAAAAATGCAATAAAGGAGGCTATCGCAAAGGATGACAGTCAAAGTCGGAATCCCCAGGGCGCTGTTATTTTACTATTATTTTCCCATGTGGAACGGTTTTTTTAAGGCACTGGGAGTTGAGGTTATTTTATCCAGAAATACAACTAAGGGTATACTTGACAAAGGTGTCAGGCAGTCGGTTGATGATGCCTGCCTGCCGGTAAAGCTATATTTCGGACATGTCCTTGATTTAAAAGACCGGGTTGATTATCTTTTTATTCCCCGGATGGTAAGTGTGGAACGAAGGGAATACATCTGTCCCAAGTTTCTGGGTCTTCCGGATATGATCAGGTATAATATTCCGGACCTGCCGCCAATCATAGACATTACGGTGAATATGTCACGCCGGGAAAAAAACCTTGACAAGGCGTTTACCGAAGTTGCTAAGATTTTCACATCAAACCCCTTAACCATTCGCAGGGCGTTTCGCGCCGGACTTGAGGAACAGGAGAAGTTTCACCGGCTTAACCACCTGGGTTACCTGCCTCCTGAAGCAATTGAGGAGATGAGCAGGGGATTGGAAAACCAGAACCATTCCCCGGCACAGCCGGGAGATATGACCATCGCCTTGGTTGGACACGGGTATAATATTTACGATTCCTATATCAGTATGAACCTGATTGAAAAGCTCAGGGAAATGGGTGTAAGGATTGTTACGCCGGATAATCTGACGGGGACGATCATAGATGAGAAGTCCGCTGAACTGCCGAAGAAGATGTTTTGGACCCTTGGTAAACGAATGATAGGTTCAGCATTTCATTATATGAGGTCTGACAGGATAGACGGAATTATTCATGTCGCTTCATTTGGCTGTGGGCCGGATTCCTTTACGGGTGAAATAATCGAAAGACATCTGCGCAGGAGAAGGAACATCCCGTTCCTGAATCTGACAATTGATGAACATACCGGTGAAGCCGGAATAATTACCAGACTGGAGGCATATGTGGATATGATTAGGTGGAGGAGGGCTGCATTATGAAAGTTACATTTCCTCACATGGGGAATATGTATATTTGTTTAAAAGCGCTTTTGACCTCACTGGGGGTTGAAGTTGTAGTGCCGCCGATGCCCAGTCAAAGGACGCTTACCCTGGGGACACAGCATTCACCTGAATTTGCCTGTCTGCCGCTGAAAATCAATATGGGAAATTTCATTGAAGCATACGAAAAGGGAGCTGATACTATTCTTATGGCAGGAGGGATCGGCCCCTGCAGGTTTGGATACTATGCCCAGGTGGAAAGGGAAATACTTGAGGATATGGGGCTGAAGATGAATATGGTTGTACTGGAACCTCCCCAGAAACATATCTCAGAACTCCTGATAAATATTCGGAAGGTTACCGGCAACAGTTCCTGGATTGATGTCATTAAGGCGATCAGGTTCGCCTGGTATAAGGCCAGGGCAGTTGATCAGGTGGAGGAAATCCTGCACCACATAAGGCCTCGGGAATTTGAACCGGGAAGGGCAGACGCAGTTTATAAAAAAGCCCTGAAATGGATTGATGATGCCCCGGACAGGAAAGAGCTTACCAGGGCAGTGGAGGCAGCCAGGCAGGAACTTGAAGCGATACCTGTTGACAATGAGCGGGAGGTTATCAGAATCGGCATCGTCGGAGAAATCTATGTGATGCTGGAGCCTTTTGTTAACCTGGAAGTGGAGAGACAGCTTGGTCGGCTGGGGGTAGAAGTGGAGCGCTCCATCTACCTGAGTGAATGGATTAATGACCACCTGTTCATGGGCCTGCTTAAAATTAAGGGCAGCAAAGAGGCCCGGAAACTTGCGCCGCCCTATGTTAATCACTTTGTTGGCGGCCATGGCCAAGAGACTATTGGGAGTACGGTTTTGTTTGCTAACCGTAAATATGACGGAGTTATTCAGGTACAGCCCTTTACCTGTATGCCGGAGATTGTAGCTGAGAGCATTATCCCGACAGTGAGCCGGGATCTGGGAATTCCGACATACTGCCTTATTGTTGATGAACACTCCGGTGATGCCGGGGTATTAACGAGATTGGAAGCTTTTGTCGATCTCCTGGCAAGAAAAAAGGAAAAAGCTGCTGTGCCAGAGATTACTGAAAAGGAAGGAGCACCGGTATGTTTGGATATTTAGGTATAGATGTAGGTTCAGTAAGCACTAATGTTGTGCTTATTGATCAGGATGAAAAGGTATGTGATTCCCTCTATATAAGGACACAGGGACAGCCAATCAAGGCTGTCCAGAAAGGCCTGGAGTATATCAGGGGAAGGATTTCTGACGAGGTTGAAATAGGAGGTGTCGGTACAACCGGGAGCGGCAGACATCTTGCTAGTATTATCGTGGGAGCCGATTCAGTAAAAAATGAGATTACCTCACATGCTGTGGCCGCCTCGAACCTGGTTCCGGGGGTGCAGACGGTCCTGGAAATAGGCGGACAGGACTCCAAAATAATCATCCTGAGGAATGGTGTTGTCGCGGATTTTGCCATGAACACCGTTTGTGCGGCGGGGACCGGTTCATTTCTGGACCAGCAGGCTTCAAGGCTGAATATACCGATAGAGGAGTTCGGGGATATTGCTCTAAAAGCCGGAAATCCGGTACGGATAGCAGGAAGGTGTTCGGTTTTTGCTGAATCTGATATGATCCACAAGCAACAGATGGGACATAATCTTCCTGATATCCTGGCAGGCCTCTGTGATGCCCTGGTGCGCAACTATCTCAATAATGTAGGCAAAGGCAAGGAGATACTGGAACCGGTAATTTTCCAGGGCGGCGTAGCAGCCAATATCGGGATCAAGAAGGCATTTGAAAAAACGCTGGGCGCGGAGATTATTATCCCGAAGCACTATGATGTCATGGGAGCAGTCGGCGCTGCTATTTTGGCCAGGGATGCCGTCAGAAAAACCGGGACAACTTCTTTTAAAGGCTTCGGAGTGGCAGAAGAAATGTTTGAAGCTACCAGTTTTGAATGCAAGGACTGCCCCAATCTCTGTGAGGTAATTCAAATCAAGGCCAGCGGGAAAATAATGGCCCGATGGAACGACAAGTGCGGTAAATGGAGCAATGCGATTGGGGAGAAAAAGAAAATCAGTTGACAGGGACTTTTGTATCATGGTAAAATTTTAATGAACCGGGGACACTGAGACAGGATATCCGGACCAGATGAGATGAGATAGAAGACGAGTCGAGCATAGCTGAGGTGAGTTTGCGGTACTTTATGAAGGATTTTGCCAGCACTCATTTGAGTGCTGGTTTTTGCTTTGCCCAAAAAATTATTTAGCCAAGATTATCAGAATTAAAAGGAGGTAATAAGTTGAAAAGGACGATTGTGTTAAGCTTAGTGTTAGTAACATTCCTGGCTGCCGGTATAATTTTCTCCGGCTGCAGTTCGGGAGAGAAGGGTGCAGCGGCGGATGACAAACAAATCACTCTGAGGTATGCATTTTTTGCGCCGGCCACAACCTTTCCGGCCAAACAGATGGAGAAGTGGAAGGAAGAGCTTGAAACCAGGACCAATGGAAAGGTTAATGTGGAACTATTCCATGGCGGGACACTGCTGACAGATAAGAATATGTATGACGGTGTCAGGGACGGAGTGGCTGAGATTGGCCTGTCCTGCACTACTTACGAACCGGGAAGGTTTCCGCTGATGGCGGTTGCAGACCTGCCTTCAGGGTTCACCAATTCCAAAGTTGCCAGTCAGGTGGTTTTTGACCTGGTAAGCGAGTATCCACCCGAAGCCTTCAAGGATTACAAGATTATTACCGCATTTGCCACAGAACCGTCACACCTGATGGTCAAAGAACCGGTTGCCAAATTGGAAGACCTTAAGGGACGCCAGTTGAGAATATCCGGCGCCCTGACCCCTGTATTGGAGGAACTGGGAGCTTCTCCGGTGGGGATGTCAATGTCAGAAGTTCCGGAAGCTCTGCAGACCGGAATTGTTAAAGGTCTTGTCAGTTCCAGGGAAGTCCTTAAGGACCTGAAGCTTGCGGAAAATGCCAGGTATACTACTGATTACCCGCTGACAATAACCACCTTTGTGGCAGTTATGAACAAGGATGTATGGGAATCCCTGCCTTCTGACGTGCAGCAGGTAATAGACGAGCTAAGCGGTGAAATGGCAGTGTGGACCGGAGATTATATGGATAACCATGTCAAGGATGCCTTAGAATGGAGCAAGCAGGAATATGGGCTGCAGATGACAACTCTGACACCGGAAGAAAAGACAAGATGGGACGCGAAACTAAAGCCTATCCAGGATGGCTATGTTGCGGAAATGGAGGACCGGGGACTTCCGGCAAAGGCTTATCAAAAGAGGCTCTATGAGCTTATAGAAAAATACAGTAACTAGCAATATGGGGGTGCTCTATTTTGGGGGTATTGGAAGAACAAATTGTCCGTGAAAGAAACAGGAATACAGTATCCCGGCTTGACAGCCTGAGCAGGTATCTGAACAACGGACTTGCCGGCATAGCCGGCTGCAGTCTGCTGCTGATGGTGCTGACAGTTGTGGTAAATGCCGTGGCCCGGGAAATCTCTGCTCCATATGCGGGGACTACCGAAATAGTCGGCTGGCTGGCAGCTGTAACGACAGCCTTTGGCCTCGGGTATACCCAGCTAAATAAAGGCTATGTTGATATTGAAGCTCTGGTGGAAAAATTTCCAATGGGAGTGCAGAACATTTTAAGAAGTATTATGCTTTTTGCCAGCACGATTTTCTTTGGGCTTGTAAGCTGGAAGGTCTGTATCTATGGGATTAATGTTGCTGAAAACGGCAACCTTTCCGAGACAATGGGAATTACCTTCTACCCCTTGATATTTCTGGTGGCCCTGGGATTTGCAGGACTGACCCTGGCGCTTCTGGTGGATTTTCTTAAACAGGTGACCGGGGGTGTGGAGAAATGAGCCTTTTGACAATGGCTATAATCGGGATGCTGCTGCTGCTGGTATTAATGCTGCTGAGAATGCCGATAAGTTTTGCCATGTTTATAGTGGGGTTCCTGGGACTTATGGTTGTGGTTTCACCTACAGCTGCCTTCAACGTACTCAGTGCGGACCTGTGGAACCAGTTTTCCAGTTATACTATGAGTGTTATCCCCTTATACATCTTTATGGGTGAAATAGTTTTCCGGAGCGGTGTTACGGAGAGTCTTTTTAAGGCAGCCTACAAATGGGTAGGGCAGTTCCGGGGCGGGATGGCCAGTACAGTTATCCTGGCCAGTTCGGGTTTCGCCGCTATCTGTGGTTCAAACTCAGCGACAGCTGCAACCATGGGCACCATGGCTCTGCCAGAGTTGAAAAAATATAAATATGACGATACCTTGAGCTCAGGTGTTGTGGCTGCAGGAGGTACCCTTGGGGTAGTGATTCCGCCCAGTACGGTACTGCTGGTTATTGCCCTCCAGACAGAGCAGTCTGTCAGGCAGTTGTTTGTTTCCAGCATTATCCCCGGGGTAATTCTGACCATGACTTTTCTGGCCATCGTGTTTTTTCTGTGTATGAGAAATCCCGAATTGGGGCCGGCCGGGCCCAGGACGACTTTCGTAGATAAGCTCAGGTCACTGATAGGGGTTATTCCAACACTGGCGCTGTTTGTTTTTGTCATTGGAGGTCTTTTGCGCGGCTGGTTTACCCCGACGGAGTCAGGCGCCTTTGGAGCCTTTGGGGCGCTGGTAATAGCAATGGTGATGCGAAAACTGACCTTTGCCAATCTTAAGGATGCCCTAGCGGGAACCCTAAAATCAGCAACAATGGTGATTACACTGATGATAGGGGCTATGGTGTTTGGAAGGTTCCTTACCATAACCAGGCTGCCGTACGATATTGCGGCCTGGACCGGTTCTCTGGATGTAGCGCCGGTACTTATACTGTCCGCTATTCTGGTGATATTCGTTATTGGCGGCGCTCTGATGGATGCTCTGGGGTTCCTGATTATTTCGATTCCCATTTTTTTTCCTACTATCATCGGGTTGGGATATGACCCGGTATGGTTTGCCGTGGTACTATGCATGGTAACAACTGCCGGAGCCATCACACCACCGGTTGGGGTTTCGGTTTTTGTGGTCAAGGGACTGACACCTGAGATACCTATTATGTCAATTTTTAAGGGTGCGGGCTATTTCCTGGCTGCTTATGCGGTAATTACCGTTTTGCTTATTGCCTTTCCGCAAATCGTCACATTTATGCTTTGAATGTAGGCTCGCGGAAATGACCGGGAATGAAATATGTTGAGGTGTTGCACCGATTTTCCGCAGTGCCGCCTATGAGTCTAAGCTGCCGCTCACCGGCAACAAGGCAGCGTCCCCGAACTCGATAGCTCATTGGAGTTATTCTAATAAGATAGCCGCCTCTCGTTTTGGCAAGCCAAAATTTCCCGGCGGCTTTCGCTATCTTCGGACATGCGGGGACTCCCTGTCTTGTTGCCGGTGATACACAGCAAGACTCAGAACGGCGGCATTGTCAGGAAAATCTTGTACAACACCTCAACATATTCCTCGGTCATTTCCGGAGCCAATGAAAAGAAAAAAACAACAAAAAAGCTATAAGGAGATATTTACAAAAAAAGCTATAAGGAGATATTTACAATGGATATAGCTGTGATAGGAGGCGGCCATGGAGCTTATGCTGCGGCTGCCGACCTGGCAGAACGAGGACATAGGGTCCGGTTATGGAGGCGTAACCGGGAGG from Phosphitispora fastidiosa includes these protein-coding regions:
- a CDS encoding acyl-CoA dehydratase activase-related protein, with protein sequence MTVKVGIPRALLFYYYFPMWNGFFKALGVEVILSRNTTKGILDKGVRQSVDDACLPVKLYFGHVLDLKDRVDYLFIPRMVSVERREYICPKFLGLPDMIRYNIPDLPPIIDITVNMSRREKNLDKAFTEVAKIFTSNPLTIRRAFRAGLEEQEKFHRLNHLGYLPPEAIEEMSRGLENQNHSPAQPGDMTIALVGHGYNIYDSYISMNLIEKLREMGVRIVTPDNLTGTIIDEKSAELPKKMFWTLGKRMIGSAFHYMRSDRIDGIIHVASFGCGPDSFTGEIIERHLRRRRNIPFLNLTIDEHTGEAGIITRLEAYVDMIRWRRAAL
- a CDS encoding CoA protein activase, which encodes MKVTFPHMGNMYICLKALLTSLGVEVVVPPMPSQRTLTLGTQHSPEFACLPLKINMGNFIEAYEKGADTILMAGGIGPCRFGYYAQVEREILEDMGLKMNMVVLEPPQKHISELLINIRKVTGNSSWIDVIKAIRFAWYKARAVDQVEEILHHIRPREFEPGRADAVYKKALKWIDDAPDRKELTRAVEAARQELEAIPVDNEREVIRIGIVGEIYVMLEPFVNLEVERQLGRLGVEVERSIYLSEWINDHLFMGLLKIKGSKEARKLAPPYVNHFVGGHGQETIGSTVLFANRKYDGVIQVQPFTCMPEIVAESIIPTVSRDLGIPTYCLIVDEHSGDAGVLTRLEAFVDLLARKKEKAAVPEITEKEGAPVCLDI
- a CDS encoding acyl-CoA dehydratase activase; translated protein: MFGYLGIDVGSVSTNVVLIDQDEKVCDSLYIRTQGQPIKAVQKGLEYIRGRISDEVEIGGVGTTGSGRHLASIIVGADSVKNEITSHAVAASNLVPGVQTVLEIGGQDSKIIILRNGVVADFAMNTVCAAGTGSFLDQQASRLNIPIEEFGDIALKAGNPVRIAGRCSVFAESDMIHKQQMGHNLPDILAGLCDALVRNYLNNVGKGKEILEPVIFQGGVAANIGIKKAFEKTLGAEIIIPKHYDVMGAVGAAILARDAVRKTGTTSFKGFGVAEEMFEATSFECKDCPNLCEVIQIKASGKIMARWNDKCGKWSNAIGEKKKIS
- the dctP gene encoding TRAP transporter substrate-binding protein, which codes for MKRTIVLSLVLVTFLAAGIIFSGCSSGEKGAAADDKQITLRYAFFAPATTFPAKQMEKWKEELETRTNGKVNVELFHGGTLLTDKNMYDGVRDGVAEIGLSCTTYEPGRFPLMAVADLPSGFTNSKVASQVVFDLVSEYPPEAFKDYKIITAFATEPSHLMVKEPVAKLEDLKGRQLRISGALTPVLEELGASPVGMSMSEVPEALQTGIVKGLVSSREVLKDLKLAENARYTTDYPLTITTFVAVMNKDVWESLPSDVQQVIDELSGEMAVWTGDYMDNHVKDALEWSKQEYGLQMTTLTPEEKTRWDAKLKPIQDGYVAEMEDRGLPAKAYQKRLYELIEKYSN
- a CDS encoding TRAP transporter small permease: MGVLEEQIVRERNRNTVSRLDSLSRYLNNGLAGIAGCSLLLMVLTVVVNAVAREISAPYAGTTEIVGWLAAVTTAFGLGYTQLNKGYVDIEALVEKFPMGVQNILRSIMLFASTIFFGLVSWKVCIYGINVAENGNLSETMGITFYPLIFLVALGFAGLTLALLVDFLKQVTGGVEK
- a CDS encoding TRAP transporter large permease; its protein translation is MSLLTMAIIGMLLLLVLMLLRMPISFAMFIVGFLGLMVVVSPTAAFNVLSADLWNQFSSYTMSVIPLYIFMGEIVFRSGVTESLFKAAYKWVGQFRGGMASTVILASSGFAAICGSNSATAATMGTMALPELKKYKYDDTLSSGVVAAGGTLGVVIPPSTVLLVIALQTEQSVRQLFVSSIIPGVILTMTFLAIVFFLCMRNPELGPAGPRTTFVDKLRSLIGVIPTLALFVFVIGGLLRGWFTPTESGAFGAFGALVIAMVMRKLTFANLKDALAGTLKSATMVITLMIGAMVFGRFLTITRLPYDIAAWTGSLDVAPVLILSAILVIFVIGGALMDALGFLIISIPIFFPTIIGLGYDPVWFAVVLCMVTTAGAITPPVGVSVFVVKGLTPEIPIMSIFKGAGYFLAAYAVITVLLIAFPQIVTFML